A window of Prionailurus bengalensis isolate Pbe53 chromosome E1, Fcat_Pben_1.1_paternal_pri, whole genome shotgun sequence genomic DNA:
CTGACTCTGGCTCCTGCTCAGAGGGGATCCCCCAGGGATTGGGGTTTTTCCGGAGGGCCCCACCTGGGTGAGCAGTACCAGGTGGCTGGATTTCCTGAGTAAGCTGGGAAGTAGCAACTATGTAACTGGCTTTGGAGATGGGAAGGTTAACATTTTCAGAGACCCAAGGCTACGACCCTCACCCTCCCAAACCCAGTGCCTAGGGCTGGATCCTGGGGTCGATCCTCAGTATGCCTATTAAGCAAGGCTGGGCAAGGAAAAGTTACAGATTAAGTGGAAAGTCAACAGGCTATGGTGCAGGCAATGTGCCCTGCCCCGGGTCTGTGTCTGCCCAGGGCAGGGTCAGAGTGCCCGAGTGCACGTGGGGGTGCACGTGTGGACCCGTGTGTGCCTGGACATGTGACTGTTTGTATATGCTTGTGGTTGCTAAGTCCTGACCTGTCTGTGTCTGAGTGGGCAGCTATGGATAAACGGTGTGTCCCTATGAGATTAAGGAAGCAACTACTCTCCCTATCTGGTGTGTTCTTCTCTGAGCTTAGACACAAGCTGGGGACAGACCCAGACCAGACCTGGCAGAGCAGCTGGGAGTTGGCATGGTGGTGTTAATGAAGGATTGATCTCCTCTGTGGAGTGCCCTTTTGGTGGGGAGAAGTAGTCTGGCCTCAGGCGAGAGGGGTCCAAGTATGACACTGATGAATCTCTGGACTCAAGTCTGGGTGTTCTGGAGACTTCTAGGGCTCTTCagttcttcaaaaaaagaaaaaaagaagcttgcctaacaacaacaaaaaaagtggggAAGCCAAGGAGAGGGAGTCCAGGCACGCTGCCTGCTTAGCTTTCTCCAGATAATCCCCCTCAGTGTGGCATGGGGCCCTACCCACACAAGAGCATACACTACGCTTCCAGCCTTGCTCTATGGCCTGCGCGGCCCCAGGTTTCAGTGAGCGGACCCAGTTGTCCTCCTTAGAGATACCTCCTAAGGGAAGGGATAAACATTCCATATATCCATTAGCACTCCCCCGAGTGTTAGTCATTTGTGAACTTCAACTTGTAGAGACTCAACATTGGAACGCCGAGTTGCAGTTACATTTCTACTCCAGATCTCACTTTGTTCTTGAGGCCTTTATCACTCTGATGTGCCACActtccaggggtggggggtgggggaggctctcTACTGCCACTTGCTAGAAAACTCTTCCTTACTTCTCGAACCTAAGAACATTCTGCTTGCCTACCAAGAGGAACAAGTGTCACTGTGCAAAGTAATGCTTCCCTTTATAGtcatgaaaagaaagcaaacgcaaagaaaagacaaaaccttTTTTCAGGTTCCAAGGGTGCCCCTCGGGTTAGCATTATGGGCTGTGGCAGTTGAGTCCTTGTGATCCCTTCCAGCCTTTCCCGGGGAAAATGGTGTGCTTTTGTTCATGTCTTAGCTTAGCCTCTGTCGTTCCAAGATTTggtcctaatttcttttttcttttcttttcttttcttttcttttcttttcttttcttttcttttcttttcttttctctttttcttcctttcctttcctttcctttttatgaagtgtttatttatttttaaagagagagagagtgagcatgagcggggaagggcagagagacacaaggagagagagaaccccaagctatgcgatgacagcacagagcccaacatggggcttgatcccacgaaccatgagatcatgacctaaatcaaaatcaagagttgatgctcaaccaactgagacgcCCCGGGTGCCCGTGGCTCTAATTCTTTTAGatcttccatttcctctttcacTCCAATACCCACTTCCAGACTATAGCTCTGAAACACTGTGGCCCCATCCAAAAGTCTTGTGACTTTGTGCAAGGTGGATGCAGGGGCAGGGTCACTGGCCAGCCTGGGCCAGAAAGGTTCCTTGGGAGAGCCTGGATCCTGGACCTTTTCTCTGGTTCTCACCGAGGGTTTGGGGTCTATCTGCTTATGGCCCCCTTGACAATCCTGGTCTTCTGAAATGTACCCGCATCTCTTGCTACCCACATCACTGGGAGGTGTTTTCCCCTTGGTTGACCCTTAAGAACTTGATGTTGTCTCTGAGACTGGAGTCCCCTCCGGACTATCCTTCTTGGGATGTTGAATATGCAAAAGGATAGATCTATCTATAGCTCTATTTATTCCTTACCTTTGATTCTTCTTTCTAAACCAGCCCTCCACCCGTGACAAAACCTTCTTCCCATCCTTGGTGACTCAATTTTATAAATAACCTTTGGTATGGAATCTTGACAAAGCCTTTCTGAGAGTCTTGATTCCTCGTTTCCTGGTTTCCCTTTATCTACctacttccccccaccccacaccccagaaCTAGGAGAACAAAAAGAGAACTAACCCCCCAACTAACTTTGGCTAGGCGGAAAAATACCATTTGACCCAGAGGCAGCTCTGGGACTGCTGCCATGCGTGGAGGAACCTGCTAactcctcaggaaaaaaaaaaaatcctgacgcAAACCAGATGTAACCTTCTGTCTGGCTGCCAACATCTGGAATGCTGGCAGGGGCTTTGCACTCAGGCCGGCAGTGAGCTGCCAAGCCCAAGCGTTTCAGAGGTGGCTCTGAGCTGCAGAGAAGACTTGCAACCTCTTTCTCCAGTTCAGGCCTGTATTCCAGTTTTGGCTGCCTGCAGGGTGGAGTGGTGGTTACAGTTCTGGGACTTCTGGCTCAGGTTATTGAGTTCAGGTAGAGTCTTCAGGAGATCCCAGGGAGAGTGTGTGGGTCCAGCCTCACCACCTCCTATCTCCAGATTCCCCAGTGCCCTGCCTCTCGGCCATAGTTGTGGACTTTCGGGGGGGTCTAAAGTCCAAGGATGGGAGATGTCGAGGTGGGGGACTGAAGTGATGTGTGAGGATGTTTTGGGTCCTGCGGCCACGCAGTGTGTTGCACACACATGCGTGTGGGCGCACACTTTCTCAGGCAGGCAGGCGGACACACCCACTCCCGCTTCTTCTTCCCTGTCTAGCCAATGGGGAGAGCCCTTTGGGCCAGATTTCTCATCACTCATGGAAACTCTGAGTTTGGCCACTTGGAAGAGGGGCGGCAGAGCCAACAGATCTGGGGatcccctggctggctcagccagatgCTGAAAAGACCAggaaaggagacaggaagagagagcagaCGGAGAGGGGGATGGTAGGAGGAGCTGAATGGAGAGGGGTACGAGATCCAGGGGGGAGGCCCCTGCCTGCCTTAGACCTCCCTGCAgggcccaggggaccctcctgctGTCTGCGCAGCTGCAGCTGGTGACTCATCTGAGGGCTGGACTGGGTGGAGTGAGGGACAAGTCAAGGATGTTAAGAAGATTTTCTCTTCAGGAatccaggagagcagggaggagacaGGGGTGTTGTTttcaaaccccccccccccagcccagggtcccccacCCTTTCTCAGAGCCAGGCTGGAGAATCCCCTAGAAGAAAGCAGGTGGGAGGCTGGGTTGGTGTTCTGCCCTGTCCTTTCCCTGTGCTGACCTCTCTCCATCTCGGCCTGACTACAGACAAGGATGAGGGTGACCACCCGAACAACAGCTTCAGTCCCTGCAGTGCGCATGACCGCAGGTGCCTACAGAAGCACTTAGCCAAAATTCGAGACCGCAGCACCAGCGGGGGCAAGATGAAGGTCATCGGGGTGCCCCGGGAGGAAGCTCGGCCCGTGGTGAGGACCTCAGCCCTACAAATGCGCgtgtgcacaggcacacacacgccaccaccaccaccactggaTCTGGACTATGGTCATTCAGAAACATTCTTTGgatgcctactgtgtgcaagaTGCACCTAGTATGCATCATCAGGACCAAATCCTCATTTCATTCCTTGAAATTCCTGGTCATCAGTTATATACCTTGATGCAGTTGAAGTAATTTTTAAGTACTGAAATACTTTTGTACTAGTTTGTAAATAGCGGTTGCCCCAAGCCTCCTGGTGTTTCTTAGCCCTTCTCTTGGACTCGCCACCCAGGCCTTTTCAGTAACTCAAGGGCTAATGCTGGCCACAGCAGGGGGCCTGCCGACCTTGCTCCAGGGTCTGGTTACTGTCCTTCCTGATGGGGGGTTCCCAGTGGATCCTTGCCTAGGTCTTACAAGTCATTAATGATATGATGTCAACTATCCCTCCTGCTTAGAAATCACCCCCTTCCCAACCATCTCCATAGGGTTCCACAACCTCTTTCCCCACAAAGTCCTTTCCATTCACAGTCCTCCTTTTTGGAAGCTCTTTGGCTCAAGATCCTCTCTTCAGTGTCCTTCTGCCCTGCCCACCGGTGTCCCCTGAACCCATTGGGCCCTGCCCAGTCTCTGGGCCTTGAGCCTCCTTTCAGGTCCTTCAGTTGTGAGCTGACCTCCAGCCTtggtcttcctgcctctctcccttctgctAAGCTgttccatcctcccttcctccagccccaagGCTCCTGCCAGAGTGAGCTGCACCGGGCCCTGGAGCGGCTGGCCGCCTCACAGAGCCGCACCCATGAAGACCTCTACATCATCCCCATCCCCAACTGCGACCGAAATGGCAACTTCCACCCCAAGCAGGTGGGTCTTCATCACTGCTGGCTCGGTCCTGACCTGAGTTCCTGGGGGCATTCCTGGTCTCTCCACAGGAGATCCTGGTCCAGGATGGAGATCTCAGGGAGGGGAAGACCTCCCAACCCAAACCTAACCCCTTGGGCCCTCCCTCAGCCTCCTGAGCCTCAGCTTATTTTGCCCACCACACTCATTTTggaagtgaggaaactgaggcccgaagTCTCAGAGTGAGTTAATGGTAGACCAGCTATCCTGCTTCCCCATCCAGGGGTATTTCCATCACCTCCGGATTCACCATTTAGCACTCCTGCCAATGTCCACCTCCCAACACACTCTCATTCCCCCTGCTCCATCCTATGAGTAGTTCTCCTTTGTCATAGAATGTCTTAGGTTTCATCTTGGAATGGAGGGGCTCGGTCAGGAAGGGTTAAGGAGGAAAATcagcctgccccttcccccaggctGAGTAACGAAACCACCTGGGGTATAGCCAGATCTGACAGCTGGGGACAGGAGCTTTGGatggaaacagaggaagaagggggacAGGAGAGAAAACACGAATGCAGAAACCTCCATATTCCCTCATGCCCTTGGAACACGGGTTCCTCTGATAAGCCCTCAGGAGACTAGGATGTTCAGCAAGGTTGGCCTGCCTCAGCCCCATCTCTGACCCATGAGAGGTGGGCTTACTTGGGAGGGTGGCATATCTGGGCAGAGCAGCGGGGTGCCTTGTGCTGGGTGTAGCCTGGGGAATCCTGGCGGGGGTCTTCTTCAGCTCTTTGTGGGCACAAGCACATGCATTCTCCCACTCTGCGCTCTATAGACAAATCCGCAAAATGGGCTGCCACTTTGAGGCCTAGACAGGAGGAGAAGGGCTGCCTCCAGGTCTGCAAATCCGAGGCTGGCATGAGGAGGGTATGGGGTGGTTGCAGTGAGTGGACGACCAGAAAGGGCTCCGGAAACCAGTGCCAAACCTGTCTGCAAGCTTTATCCCAATATAAACTTTATCCttgtctcaatttttaaaaactgttttccctaattaaaaaaaatgaatagactttATTTTCTAGAGCACTTTTAGGCTTATAGAAAAATCGAGCAGGAAGTACAGTGTTCTCATctaccaccaccccccccgccccgccagttTTCCCTGTTAACATCTTGTATTAGTGTGGTATATATGTTATCACAGATTAAGGAGCTaatattgacacattattattattattattattattattattatcattattttaacatttatttattttcagagagagtgtgtgtgtgagtaggggaaggcagagaatcccaagctctgcactgacagcatggagtctgactctgggctggatcccatgaacagtgagatcatgacctgagccgaaatcaagagttggatgcttaactgactgagccacccagatgcccccattattattattattatttttaaatttatttatttgttttgaggggggggaggggcagagagagagagagagagagagagagaatcccaagcagactctgagaggcgggcttgatgcggggctcgaactcacaaaccatgagatcatgacctaagctgaaatcaaaagttggacgctcaactgactgagccacccaggagtccctagtGTTGATAcatttattaactaaagtccatagtttacattagagttcattCTTTGTGTTAATTCAGTTCTATGTGTTTTCTTCCCCCAATTTTTATCCCACTGAAAGTTCTGACACTTGACCCTTTATCTCTAGACCAGTGCTGACCTCTGAGACGACCTTCACTTCTTGGCCAAGTTCTCTCTACTTGACCTTTCCTTCTTGGCCAAGATCTCTTTATGCCATGGGCTCAGAGGGTCCACGATCATGAAAGAGGCCTCTGCCGTTACAGGCCATCTTGGATCAACTGTCTGACtagagggctgggctggggttgAGGCAGGCTGCCTGGGAACTGACTTCTCCCACCCTTGTCTTGACAGTGTCACCCGGCCTTAGATGGGCAGCGCGGCAAGTGCTGGTGTGTGGACCGGAAGACAGGAGTGAAACTTCCAGGGGGCCTGGAACCAAAAGGGGAGCTGGACTGCCACCAGTTGGCTGACAGCTTCCGCGAGTGAGCCCTGCCAGGAGGCAGGGGGCTCAGTGCTCCCTGTCACCCCGTCCCCTAGAGGCTGCAGAGCTGACCTGGAGCCTGGGtctgagtcctggctctgtctctggcccagaaatttccctttgtgtgtgcatgtgtgtgtgtatgggtgtgccCTTGGGGTGAGCCAAAGCCTAGGGGTGTCCTCTCTGGGCTTAGATAGCCTGAGAGGTCTGAGAGTGGCAATAGGGAGCCCTTGTGTTTCCAAATTGATCctggactcattcattcattcattcattcattcatccagccaCTCatctaaaaacatttattgacaaCATACTACAGGCCAGCTCTAGTTTTTAGCCTTGGGGGCTCTTATTCTGACTTTCTCTGATTTGGGCATGTGAGGCTACTTCCTCTAAGCTGAGCACAAGCTTGTGGGGGAAGAGGAGTCTCATGTCCGGAATCAGAGGAGGGAGGTAGACATGTACCTTGACCATCGTTCCTTGTACCATTGTCCCTCCCCTCAATCTAGTCAGAGGGTGGAGGCTGTAAGGAAGGTGTGGGTTGGCAGATGATTCAGTGGTGAGGAGTCCCAGACCCACTCCCAAAGATCAAGCCTGCCAGGgtgcccttcctctcttccttagTTCCCTCCAGGGGGAAGGACCTATAGAGACAAGCCCAACTTTGGGTCTGGTGTGCTGTCTACTTGGTGGCCTGGCAGCCCAGACCCTgctttgggggagggaagagggtcaGAAGAAGGCATGTGGGACagagggctggggaggtgggcccCATCTCTGAACAGTCAGGGTGGGAGGAAAGAATGTACAATCAAACTGCATGTTCCTGATGGAGAAGAGACACACATGCTCGGGGGTGAAGGACTTGCCCGGGGTCCTGCTTCCTCCCCTGTTTTCGTCACAGCCACAGAGTCACCAAGATGACTCTGTCCTTCTAGTGGCTCCCTGCCTGTGGCCTTGCCTCCTTCCCTATACCTCCCTACCCTCCAGGCATTTCTGGCTTGACTGGATGGAAGGAGACTTAGGGACCTACCAGTTGACCAtgatgtcttgtcttttttttttttttttaacaaaacagaacaaaacaacaacaacaaaaaactaggCAATTGTGTTTGGTTGATTTATTTATAATCAGAGACAGGGGTGCGCCAGGGGTGGGAAGGCGGGGTCATCATGTAGTCCCCAGCCCTGTCCTACATGGTAAGACAACTGCAAAGAGTCGACCAGCTCATCTTCTTCCCTGCAGCCTCTTCCCGGGGTGCTTCCCTAGAGTCATGCTGTCTGTGCTCAGGCTCCGGTGAGCAGAAAATGGCTTCTGAAGGAAGACAAGCAGAGACAGCCCTGTTGGACCAGAGCTATTTCTGGGATCATCTGGTGTGTGAAGCTGGGCTATTTCCTAGGGCATCAGGCAGACTGGATTTGCATCTGGATTTGATGTATTAATTTAGTGAAGGAGACATTTCCCtgaagttggggagagggggtaGACTCTCCAATGCATTCCACAGCTCTGACTGCCTAGATTCCTTAATGGGGTGGTTGTGTTGAGATTTGATTCTGCGAGGTTGGGAGTGGGGCCATCTTTGATCTTGCTGTCCTGAGCTCACCAGGCTGTGGGCTCTTGGTGCCAGACCCAGATTTTGTGCCCATGTGGTATGACTGGATTTCTGGTCGTGTCCCAATGtccctcttccccatctctgtgttctgtgtgtgtgacACTGATCTGGGTGGGGGCCCCTTCTCGGGAGGTCATGGGCAGGGTGAAGGCCCCGTGCACCAAGTGTGTGGCACTCTGGGGGAGCCCCCGCCTGATGGGTTGTCTTCTGGGTTCCTAGCCCCTCCCCAGTTCCAGAGGCACGCCCAGGCCTTTCGATTTCATTGGCCCCTGATGAGGGGGCCCCTGTACTATCTGTATCTTGAAACTGGGGCTGCAATCCTCCTCCCCTTAGCCCTGCCCCAGTGGCAGCATTCCGCAGCCATCTGGTCTCCCTGAGGCACCACAGGACACTGCCAGCAGTAGGAGATAACAAAGTGACCTTGGTTCCCTGACCACCCTTCATGGAATCCCGTACTTCTTGGGCTGAGGCCAAGGCAGGTTGGAGTAGCATATCAGCTTTCACTGACACGTAGACCCTTAAGTTCTAGGTCCTCAAACCAAATAAATGTAGGGATAGTATCTCTTTCCCTAAAGCATCTTTGTAAATTCCCCTTTtttctccagccccctcctctcaGTGCTGTACCTTGGCAGTGGGCACTAAGAGgtccttttcctttcctgggcTTCCAAAGAAAGCTGGATCTGCTTGGGAAGTAGCTGCATATATGGCCTGGGGTATGCCTCTGTGATatttgtggtatatgtgtgtgtgtgtgtgtgtgtgcacgcgcgagTGCACACATGCGTGTGAATATAGCAAAGCGATGTCTTTGAATGTACAAAGGGAGACGTGAGTGTATGGGCTTTTACAGGGCATGTATACCTGATCCGGGCATGTGAAGAGGACACACTAATTTGAGAGGCATGTCTGCGTGGGTTGTGAATCTGAGTGTGACTGTGTGTGATGTGAGGAGGGAGGGACTAGAGAAATTCACAGAGTGTGTTGCTACTTCCCTCCTGGCTGTGAATGAGTGGCCTTCGCTCATTAGGCGTCCCCACTGCAGGATGTGTGGGGAGCTCTAGCACCAAAGAATAGCACCAAAGAATCTCAAGGATGTGCACCTTGAGAGAGGGAATTCAACATCCCACAGAaacactgccccccacccacccctggcgCTTGCCTCCGCGATCCCAGAAGCAGGTCCTAGGTgtccaaaaagaaggaaataaaagcagctCTGTGTCACAGTGGACACCCTCTACCACTGCCGGGCCAGAGGAAGTAAACTGCCCTGGGGAGTGTCACAGCGGGGAGAATCAGGCTCCAGAGAGGAATTGCTGGCCTAGTTTGCACCTAAcgccacccccaccgcccccatcACCGCCCCAGCCATGACCTCCAAATACCCTTTAATGGTCACTCTAATAGTCACAGGGCATCGGCGTCTCTGGCAGAAGTGGAAGGGAGGAGGTGGCAAGGACTAAACTCTCGTGTCCTGGTGGCCCTTACCCAGATAAACTTAAAACTGAGGTCCTTGAGtgctctgctctcctccccaaGAAATGTTATGCACTCTCCACTGTGGCTTGGAgcggggatgggggtgggtgggaggcacCCCATCAGGATCCCTTAGCACATTGGTGCCCATCTACATACATCAGGCATTTGGTTTCCATTTCCCAGCTCATTAGTGGAGATCAAGCCCTGTTGTTGCTGAGGGTTGGGGGCTGGGTTTTCTGCTGGCAAGCAAGCAGGGTGGAAGTAGGGAGAAAAAAGGGGAGACTTGGACAGACTCCAGTATTGGATTCAGGCAGGGGCATCTCTGGAGAGTTGGCCAAGCTTCCTGGCCCCTCCTCCTACGAAGGCCCCTGGGTTCCGGCCACTGCAAGCTCCTTCCAGGAAAAGGCCGCTTGTCCCAacccctctgccctctgggcCAGATTGGGCTATACCAAGCTGCTCCAGGAATGTCATGAGGCATGCAGGACTTGGGGTGCCTGCTTGGCCCCCCTTCCTGGGGAGGGGGAATATGGCTGTGGGGTAAATGACCCTAAACATTCCCAGCCAGAGAAACTCCCCCTGCATTCCAGACTCCTATGGCAATGTCACCTCTGACCTAGAAGGAGAAGGCAAGATGATGTGGTTGGATGGAGCTCGGAGGCAGGCTGACAGCTGGGATGCTGGGTCAGTTGTGGGTTGGGTTGTGGGGTTgtcagagggaagaggggaggagggggtggttTGTGAGTCAGGGGAGAGGGTCAATGGGGGAGGAGGCATAttcatgggggaggagggagttaATGGGAACAATAAGTGGAGGAGAGACAATGGGGCAGGACTTTGAACACACCCACGGGGGAACAGACACCACTTCAGCCAGCCAAGGGTCTAATTAGATCCTCACTGTCAGAGTGATCTGTCCCCTCTGTGTCTGAggccccaggggct
This region includes:
- the IGFBP4 gene encoding insulin-like growth factor-binding protein 4; protein product: MLPLCLVAALLLAAGPGPSLGDEAIHCPPCSEEKLARCRPPVGCEELVREPGCGCCATCALGKGMPCGVYTPRCGSGLRCYPPRGVEKPLHTLMHGQGVCMELAEIEAIQESLQPSDKDEGDHPNNSFSPCSAHDRRCLQKHLAKIRDRSTSGGKMKVIGVPREEARPVPQGSCQSELHRALERLAASQSRTHEDLYIIPIPNCDRNGNFHPKQCHPALDGQRGKCWCVDRKTGVKLPGGLEPKGELDCHQLADSFRE